The following DNA comes from Bacteroidota bacterium.
GTGCTGTCAAAAAAGTAATCTCCGATGAGGGCCACTGCATCCAGCCGATGCGATTTAATCCCGTCACTGGTGGCGAAATCAGGTAAAGTGGTCCGGGTGAGCACGGCACGGACCTGCCACTGGTCATAACCGGCAATCACAGATCCGTAGTAGCCGCCCGATAAATACGGCAGCGCATCCAGTTCGGCTCCCCAGCGCAGAGACTGGGCGGTTAACGGAAGCGAAAGAATCAGTATCAGGAAGGTGGTCACAGGTTTCATGTTTTCTCCGGTTTTTATGCAAAGATCAGGCAAATCCGTTTGCAGAAGTCAGGACATTTGTCCGGTTTTTCAGTTGCAGGAACAGTTCTTCTGAACACTTCAGAAAACCTTAATACTACAGGTCCGCTCTGTGAGAAATGGTACGCCACCCGACCAGAGAATCACGTACCTTTCTGTGTTGACACAACAACCTGCATCTAGAATCAGGAGGTAACGATGGCCCGCATCCTGTCCGCCCTGTTAATCCCCGCGTTTATACTGCTCACCGGCTGCGAGGAAGCCACCGAACCGGATACCACCCCTCCCGTGGTCACCCTCACTTCACCGGTTAACGGTGCTTTTCTCTCGGGACCTACATCCATTTCACCAGTCATCACCGATGAATCCGCCATCAGGACGGTCTACTTTCTTGTGGATGGCGATACGGTTGCCACCGATACCAAAGCACCCTTCACATTTGTATGGAATGTGGGATTCTGGGCGGATGGAAACCAGCACACCCTTCTGATCATTGCGGTTGACGAAGCCAACAATTCAGGTCAGTCCAACCTGATCAGCGTGACCGTTTCTGCCGAGGCAACTCTGACGATTCAGCCTAAGGCACCATCCGATGGCAGGGAACACGAGGAGAATGCCTCCGTCACGTTTTCCTGGTATCCGTTGCAGGGTAGTCAGGAATATCAGCTCGAAATCGATTCCGATTCCCTTTTCTCACCGGCTGACCAAACTCTGTCCACCACCGACACCCTTTTCATGGTTTCTTCACTGGCATCGGGACCCCATTACTGGAGGCTCCGCGCAAAAGGCATGAACGGACGGCTGAGCACCTGGAGTGAAAAAAGGGTGTTTTTCATGGGAAAAGCCTATTGGGTCCTCCGGCTGGATCGCGGCCGGGCCGAATGGATTAACGGATTGGTTGAAACGGCCGATGGGGGCGCTCTTTTCATCGGGCCCTCCTTCACCGATACCACTCAGATCATGGAGGACTGGTGGTATGGAAAGGTTTCTGCATCGGGAAAGGTTTTATGGAAGAAAACACTCACACAGCCAAAATCAGATTATGGAAACGCCGTCCTGAGGACTGCCGGTGATGAGTACCTGTTGTTTGGAGGAAGCTCCGATCCAAACCGGACCATGAGACTGATAAAAATCACCGAGTCGGGCGGGCTGATCTGGGATCAGACGTATGGTAAGACCGATTCCAGTTCCTGGGGTGTCAATCTCGTGGGACTTCCCACCGATGCAAGTGCAGCGCTTGGAGGTGAACTGAACAATAAACCAGCCATTTTAAAAGTGGATGGGTCCGGTGCGGTTCAATGGTCCGTCCAGTTTCCCATGGTGAACGCAGGATCCTGTTACCTCTCCATGCGAACCGATCATGTTCTGATCGGGACCGCCTCCCATCACCTCATCTTTCTTTCCTGGTCCGGTTCAGTTCAATCGCAGGTGGAATTCCCTGATTCGCTCTTACTCAGACGGCCTGCCATTCTTTCCGGTGAGAACGGACTGCTGATTCCCTACCTGTCAAACGGGAAAAGCGGCCTGCTTAAAACCTCTGCCACTGGCACTAAAAACTGGTCCTATATGGCACCGGCCGGCACTGAACTGGCCTCCTTCATGGACTGGTTCGGCAATGGAATCATGGTGGGCGGGTCGAGGAATGGTCAATGCTATCTGGCCGTTTTTTCCTATACCGGATCCCTTTTGTGGGAGAAGGAATTGGTACCCGGCCGTATCGGACGGATTATCAGAACCGCTTCGGGCGGATTGTATCTCTCAGGAACCACTCACTCCAATTTCAGACATCCGACCTCGGATTTTCTGATAATGAAAACGGATAAAAACGGAAATGGATTGCCCACCTTAGCCGGTCGGAGCACGGTGCTTTCAACGCTGTTCAGCCGGAAACCAGGCCACCGGAACGGGGATGATCTGTATCCGAAGAAATAAACCAGATATGAGAGTCACCGATCGGATGGAGTCTTCACTTTGGTGAGGATGCCTGACAGCTCTGACCAGACAGACGAACTTACCGCCGGTTCCTGACCAGTTCCCGCCGGATCCGGCTCAGATGACGCGGGGTGGTGCCGATGAGCTGGGCAAGGTATTCCAGAGGTACCTGCCGGATCCAATCCGGGTGTTGTTCCATGAGGGAAAGGTATCGTTCAGTGGCTGATTTCCCGATCAGTCCGGCGATCCGGTCTTCGTACCCGATACAATCCTTCAGAAGCACATCGATCAAATAATCCTTCACCACCGGGTGTTTGTCCACCCAGGCGGACCAACCCTCATGGGTAAGTTCTGACACATCGGCATCGGCAATAACTTCGAGCGACTCATCAGCCGGCCATCCGTAAAAAAAGGTCCTCAGGCTGGTGGTAAAGGAACCGGGGAGCGCAATCCACCGGGTGATTTCCTGTCCGTTGATCACATGAAAATGGCGGATAATCCCTGAATGAACAAGCCACAAAGACCGCTGAAGGCTGCCAGCCTGCAAGAGAAAGTCACCACGGGAAAGGAGCCGCCGCTTCAGATCTGGAAACGGAACATTGGGAAATCCGGGAATGATCATCGGCTAAAGATCGGTGGAAGCCTGTAAACAACAAAGCCATCCCCGAATCAGGAGATGGCTTTGCAGATAACTGAAAAGGAACCGGTTATTTCATCAGGGTCAGTTTACCCGACTGGGTTTGCTGGCCCATGGTAACCCGGTACAGATAGGTTCCGGAAGGCAATCCGGCCGCATTGAAGGTGGCATTCACTGTTCCGGCTTCCACCACTTCATTCAACGCCACAGCCACTTCCTGACCAAGCAGGTTATACACGCGGATGGTGGCCAGTGCTTTTTCGGGAGCAACAAAGCGGATCGTGGTGGATGGGTTGAACGGATTCGGATAGTTGCCCAGCAGTTCGAAGCGTTCAGACAGCGTTCCCTGTCCTTCCACTCCGTTACCGGCGATTCCGGCAACCGAGGCAGCCTGAGATACCTCAACGGTGTAATTCAGCGTGGTGGAATAGGCGCTGTTGTATCCCTTAACCCGGATGTAAACGGTTGCTGCGGTCGTACCGGAATTCTTAATAGTAAGGGTTTCGGCTGCACCGGTTCCGTTTTCCGATTTGGCAATCTGGGTACCGCTGCTGTTCAGAATATACAGGTCATAATCCTTTGTTGAAGGCGGAATCAGCTTGATGGTCATCGAACTGGCAGCCTTGATGCTGGATTTGAAGTAATCGTTATCGGTGGTGGATCCGATTTTGGCAGTAACCTTAACGGGAGTGGCCGGAAGGGTATTGGCCGAGGCGGTGGTTCCATTCGATTCCACTTCCGTGTAGGCGTTCCAACTGGTGGGAGGAGGGGTTCCGCCGCCCGAGGTGCCAACTCCAACAGCCGCCCAGGCATTGGCAACCTGAGTATATTCGGCAGAGGCAGATCCATACAGGTCGGTGGCCGCATTCAGGGTGGCGGTGCGGGCTCCGGCATAATTGGTGCTTGAGGTCATATAAACCGACAACGCACGGTAAGCAATCTTTTCTGCCTTTGTAATTCCGATACCGGTTACCGAATAGGCAGTTCCTTTGTCATTGGTTCCGCTGCCGCCAACCGACAACAGATAGAACCAGAAATTGGCCACGCCCGAATTGTAGTGAACCCCTCCGTTGTCACCGGTTCCGGTGTACCAGTAGGTTCCCTGATAGGTATCGGGCTGTCCTTCTGCATTCGGATTGCTCATGGAACGCAGTGCATCACCGCTGGTGGCCGGTGTATAGCAGGCCTCACCGATCAGCCAGTTTCCTGAAGCCCCTTTTGCATAGAACTCGATGGCTGCGCCGAAAATATCAGAAAAGGCCTCGTTCAGTGCGCCCGATTCATTCTGATAAGCCAGATTGGCCGTTTTTTCGGTGACCGCATGAGTGATTTCATGGCCGGCCACATCCAGCGTGACCAGCGGAGTGAAAGTGGTGCCATCTCCATCCCCATACGTCATTACCGAGCCATTCCAGTAGGCATTGTTATAATTGGTGGAATAGTGAACGTAGGACTTGATGGTGGTTCCCAGATTGTCATAGGAATTGCGTCCGTGAACCAGTTTATAGTAATCCCAGGTTTTGGCTGCCCCGTAGTGAGCATCCACACCGGCTTTCTGGGTGGTGGTATTCCAGGTGTTATCGGTATCGGTGAACAAAGTCACGCCTGTGTATGAAGTTTTGTTCTTCATATCATAGGTTTCAACCTTCCGCGACAGATCACGCATATAATAGGTACCGCTGACCAGGTCGGTATTGATAGAGACCGTGCCGCTGTAAAGCGAGGTTCCTGTTCCGACGGCGGCGGTGGTATGTAATGAGTTGTACTTGTTCAGAATGGCACCCGTCTGTGCATCAACAAAAACCACCCAACGGGCAGGCTGATCAGCCCCGGACTGAAGGGTCAGTTTATAGGCAGGCCGGAATCCGTTCACAGGGTCGCCATCCACCGGTGCATAAACCAGTGAGGCAGTAGGGGTGTAGGTGGCAGCCGGATTTCCGGTTACTTCTTTCAGAAGGGCTTCCTCATCTTCATTTAACCAGGACCAGGGAGTCGTCTGGCTGAAGGAGGAAAGTGCGCGGGTGACCGCATCGGCGGGGTCGAGCAAAGCGCCGGTGTAGTGTTCCACTTTATGAAGAGATCCGGTCACACCGGTAATGGCTGAGTGCCGGTCACGATGAATAATCAGTTCGGCCCCTTCAACCGGAATTCCACCCACCATCTGACGAACACGGGTGTGGGTCTTCATGCCCTCGGAAAGAACCATTACCGGTTCCAGTTCAGCCTCAACTCCGTAAACCGACTTCAGTGCCGAAGCCAGTTCTTCTCCGCTGGCTTTTGCCCAGGAAGCGAGTGGTTTTATATAGACAACCTGACCCTGATGATCAACATCGAGGGAGGCTACTGATTCAACGGACCGATCGGTTACCCGAAGATCCTGAGCCTGTAAAGTGGCAGCAACTCCAACCGCTGCCAGAGCCATGCTTAAACGAACAGTCATGCAGATACGTTCTCCTTATTTTTTAACCTCAGAAACGGTTCCACTCTTTTCTTCCATTCTATAAATTGAGCTAAACCGTCATTTTTTTCGGACTTACCCGATTTTGCCTTTTTATTTAAGGCAATCAGGCACTTTTTCCGAAAGGGCTGAAGTTAGAAGAATTCTGCATGATTGTCAATAGTTGTCAAGACGTGTCGATAAATATTTTCAGCAGGTAAGGTGGAAATAAAAACCCAAAGGAAATCAACCCCTTTTACCATTGTGAAACCGACTTGAGGGTAATGGGAAGTCAAGTGTCTTCCCCTCCCTATCGACCCGTTAAAGCTGCCATTGGTGATCGGATGTCCGGTGGTGGTGGGGTTCGGAGGCCGGCTTTTGTTTAAATGGCTGGATGGAGCGTAGTAACCTTTAACAAGTTGGCAATAAATGGCTTACTGGAAAATCTCTCAGGAATTTTAGCCTGCTTGTAATTCCGCCTACCCATCCAGCCAGGATTTAAAAGCAGCAACCCGCTCCCTGGCAACGATGGGGTCTTCCTCGAAACCGGGGATCAGCTTCAAAATGAGGCGGCTGTTGAAGTAAGGTTCCATGGAAAGAACGGAATCGGACCGGAGAATCACCTGCCGGTTTATCCTGAAGAAATCGGCCGGATTTACCAGCGATTCGAACTGATCGAGAGTGAGATCGGAGAGAAACCGTTTACCAGCACGATTGATGAGAAAAACCACCTGATTTTTAATAACCGCTCCGGCGATATCCTGAACAGGAAGAGAGACACTCTGAATGCCCTTTTTTACCAGAAAGCGGGTTTTATATCGGGTTTTGGTTTCTGCCTGATGTTGCTGAAGGGTTAAAATCCGCTGAGCATGCCTGCTGACGGCTGTTTCCTCCAGTTTCCGCCATTTATCCAGCGCTCGTTCCAGATCGCGCCGTTCAATGGGTTTCATCAGATAATCGATGCTGGTGACCCGGAATGCATCAAGGATGTATTCATCAAAAGCGGTGGTAAAAATAACCGGGGCGGTTATTTCACAGTAATCGAACAGTTCAAAGGAAAGACCATCGGCTAACTGAATATCCAGAAAGAAAAGATCTGGCTGACCGTGTTCCGTTACCCATTGCACACTGTCCTCCACGCTTTCAAGCACGGCCAGAATTGTCAATTCCGGATCAATGGATTTCAGCAGACGGGTTAGCCGTGCGGCACTGGCAGATTCATCTTCCACAATCAGAATATTCATGACGGGGTCTCTGCAGGTAAAAGCGGAAGCGTAACAGTAAAACGGTCACTTGTTTCGTGAATTTCCACAGGCAATTCTGTGAAAAAGCGGTAACGTTCCCTGATGTTCGTCAGTCCCATACCGGTGGAGAGCGTCATCACCGGTTTTCGCTGGAGATTGTTCCTCACAGAAAGAAATCCGGGCGATTGCCAGACTATCTGAATAATCAGGGGTTTTTTCACGGAAATAATGTTGTGTTTCGTGGCATTTTCAACCAGTAATTGCAGCGTCAGTACGGGCAGTTTTAAGTCCCGGGCTGCCTCCGGGACATCTACCTCAACATGCAATCCATCCTGATGCCGTTGTTTCAGCAGGTAGGTGTACGCATCCAGAAATTCCAGTTCACTTTTCAACTCCGTCAGATTTTTATCCTTGCTAAGCAGAATATACCGGTACACATTGGAGAGTTCCTGAACGAAGGGTCCAGCTTTTTCAGATTTCTCTTCAATGAGTCCCAGCAGTGTGCTGAAAGAATTAAAGAGGAAGTGAGGATTGATCTGCGATTTCAGCGCATCCACCTGAATACGCATGTTGGTCTCCTGCAAAGAAGAAAGCCGCGCCTTCTGACTTTCCAATTCCAGCTGAACGGTTTCCACGATCTGGTGCGTACGAAAATATTCCTGTCCCACCTGAAAGGCGTAGGAGGCTGCAATCAGCAGAAATCCAATACCGTACAGACTGAAATTTTCCATCTGAGAACCCGTCATAGCACTCAGATCCAGAATCACCAGAATGAAGGTGATGAGAAAGGAAATGCCGGTGAGAATGATGCCGGATCCCGATCGGCGGTATTGCCAGAGGATTATCAGCAGGAAAATGAAATCGAGAACTATGAACAATTCACTGATTAATATGGGAATGGAAATAAAATCGGTGGGATCGATGAGCGTCACAGCGGTAACCAGCATGAGTATCAGATGCGCACCCACCATCCACCAGAGAATCTGTTTCCAGCCTGCATGGTACAACCGGATGAAGAAAATCAGATAAAAGACCGGCAGCAGATAAATGATCGTCAATGGAACCACTGCATAAACCACCGGGTGAAAATCGATGGGACTGACAGGCATAAACGCATAGTTGGCCGTAAAGAGATAATCCACTGCGGCAACAAGGAAGAGCCAGGCAAAGGGAACCAGAATTTTCCGGATGGAACGTGGGAATTTTAAAAAGGAGAGCAGAATAATGTTTGCGAGAATGAGAAGAGTGAAACCCATCAGCAGATTGGCAATGGCCATAACCAAACTGTCCTGCTGGTAACGGATTGTGTGTTCAAGAATATCCGTCTGATCGCCCGCCAATAATTTCCGGGAGGATCCCAGCTCGAGAATGTGATCGAAATTCAGCCGCAGAAATAGCCGGATGGGTTTTACGGTTGTATCAACTGGAATGATATGAAACTGGTTATACCGGATGGTTTCCGGTTTTTGCAGCAAACTATCCGGATAGATGAGCCGGTTGTTTTGATAAATGGAAAATCCGGAAAGGATTCCTTCCAGATACAGCACAGGTTTATTGGCCTTTATATCCGGCCACCGGATCATGAGAAACAGCTGTTTATTGCGTTTGACCGCTTCAAGATCGGTGAGCTCATTTACCCACGTTTGAGTCAGCCTGCCATCGGGTGCGGTGAAAACAAACCCGCCTTCGGGTGATTGATCCGGCCAGTCAAGAGTTGCCCGCACGAGGCTGTCACCCAATTCCACAATGGATCCGGAGTGACCCGGGCTGCTTCCCGGTAAAAAAATCTGAAAGAGTAAGATGAATGCGGTAAAGGTCATGGCTTGTGACGGTATTCTGGTTCAAAGATACAACGCGGTCCAACCCATGACCGGAAATATCAGCCGGAGTGTTAAAATGACCTGCTGAATTGTAAATCGCGGGCATTCCGATCGGGAACAATGGGAAATTTACACTTCAACCGGTTTTTCCGACAGTTCAGCCAGACTAACCACCACTCCACCGGAAAACCATCGTAAGACACGGTTGGTGTTGCCAATTTTGCACCTGAACATTTAATCGGAGACTTCACATGCGTTCATTTTTTCTGATCCTGTTTTTGGCATTCCATGGGGCGACCAGCCAGGCCCAGGCACCCGGGCAGGGGACCATTTCAGGATTTGTCTATGATGCCGGAACCGGAGAGGCCCTGGTCAGCGCTTCGGTCCTGATCATGGGTACAACCAAAGGAACCACCACCAATTCATCTGGATTCTTTTCCCTGGCTGGTTTACCCGAAGAGCAGGTCACCTTGTATGTCCGTTTTCTTGGTTATAAAGCGGCAAAAGTGCCGGTTACGGTCCGTAGCGGAGTTCCAAACCGGGTTACCATCCGGCTTGATCTGGAAGGAATTGTCATGGAGGAAGTACTGGTCACGGCAGATTCCATCGATGCCGGCCGGAAATTGTTTGAAAAACCCGTATCGAACCTTGAGCTTACCGGGCTGGAAATCAAGCAGCTTCCAGCCGTTGTGGAATCAGACCTGATGCGTTCTCTGCAAACATTACCTGGTATTGTATCGGCTTCCGATTTTTCTTCTCAGGTTTATGTTCGCGGTGGGACACCCGACCAGAATCTGTATATGATTGATGGAGCCGATGTGTACAACCCGGAACATGCCTTCGGCCTTTTTTCGACGTTCAACACCGATGCCATCAAAACCGTCACCCTTTCCAAGGGCGGATTCGGCGCTCAGTATGGCGGACGGCTTTCCTCGGTTCTGGATATCACCCATCTGGATGGCAACCGTTCCAAATTGACCGGAACCACCACAATCAGTTTGCTGGCTGCCAAGACCACACTTCAGACCCCGCTCGGAAACTGGGGTAGCATGTCTGGATCCTTCAGGCGCACCTATTTTGATGTTACGCTTGCGAAACTGAAAAGCCTGAAGAACAAGGTTCCCGATTATTATTTCTATGACGGAAATCTGAAACTGTTTGCCGAAATCAATGAAACGAATAAACTGACCGTGTCCTGGTTTTCAGGCCGTGATTTTCTGGATATCAGTTTCAATCCGGAATCTCAATCCTCAGACGGTGTTAATTACGAATGGGGAAATAAAACAGCTTCCGTGAAATGGCTGACTTTATTCAACTCATCCATTTTTGCCAATTTCTGGATAACAGCCAGCCGGTTCGATTCCGATTTCCGACTGAAGCAGATCAAAGTAGCAGAAACCAATGAGATGAATGACCTGACACTGAAGGGTAATCTGGAATGGGCAGTGAATGCCAACTGGAATTTACTGTTTGGCTTCGAAAATAAATGGATGAAACCACGGTACACACACGAATTTCAGGATGGATTGATCGACATCGATCGGGACCGGGTGCATCAGTCTGTGTATTCTCAGGCCTCCTGGAAACCGGCAGATGAGTGGGTGGTGGAAGGAGGCTTGCGTCTGGACCGGTTTGCCGCTGAGCAGGATTTTGTGGATGTATCGCCGCGGTACAGCGTTAAATACCAATTCGATGCAGTTCAATCGGTAAAACTGGCCGGGGGTGTGTACCGTCAGTATCTGCACCGGATTCCCCGATTTTTCATCGGCGATATCTGGATCACTTCCGATTCAAACATCAAACCATCCACATCCGTTCATACCGTTTTTGCCTATGAACGTGCACTGGATTATGGATTCACCTTTCAGGCAGAAACATTTTATAAAACCTACACGAATCTGAATTCCTTCAAGAAATTTGTGGTGACCGATATTCAGGGTGACGGACGAACCGAAAATGGAAAAACCTGGTACCGGAATACCAGAAATTTGTTCGACACGGGTGATGGCAATACCCGGGGTATTGAACTGTTTCTGAAAAAGGATGGGGGTATGGTTACCGGTTGGTTGGCCTATTCATGGTCTTCCACCGACTGGAAATTTAAGAATATCAACCGGAATGAACCATTTAATCCGCGTCACGACCGAAGTCACACCGTCAATCTGGTGCTGAATACAGAACCCGGAAAATGGTGGGCCCCACTGTGGGGTAGGCAATATGAAGCCGGTAACAGCAAATGGTTGCTAGGGTTTAACCTCGTCTATTCCACCGGCCAGCCGATCACCACTCCGGGCTCTGCTTATCTGAGCGGTGATTTACCCGATTCCGGCGATGACGGATTGAGTGATGGTGGCGGGAATATCGGATTCTCCTTGTATCCCGGCGAAATAAACGCTTACCGGTTACCAGCCTACATCCGTGCCGATCTGAGCCTCATCTGGGAAAGGAAATACGAGAGATTCACACTGGCGCCTTACATCCAGATCTACAATCTCGGCGGCCGGCAGAATATCTGGTTTGTGAATTATGAAGATGATTCCAAATCGCCTGATACCATTAAGCCTAAATATACAGCCGTTAACATGTTTCCTTTTTTACCCACCGTTGGGTTAACCATCACTTTTTAATGGAGCAAACAATGAAAACCACCACTTTTCTTTTATCCATCCTTTTCGCCGGTTTTTTCATTTCATGCGGAGAGGCAGAACTGGATCTGGATTCTTCGGACTATGATCCAAAAATTGTTGTCGAGGGTTATTTAATTCCGGGACAGACACCTTCAAACATCCGGATTTCCCGAAACTTTCCTCTCAATAAACCCATCGACCTGACATCGGTTTCCTTGCCCGCTGCCATGGTCCTGATCACCCGTCAGACCGATAACCGGCAGATCAACCTGACGTATGATCCGTTAACGATGTCTTACCGGTATGCCGGAACCGATTTTGTGACCGACCATGCAACCTCCTACCAGTTAACCGTATCGGCAGTCATCGATGGTAAACCGGTGACCGCCTCGGCCTCAACCACCACACCCTCCGCTGGTTTCTCTATTCTGGATTCCGTCATTCCGACGAATCACCTATCTTACAGCGCACAGTCTCCGGATGGAACTGATTCCGTTTTCTCAATTCCGTTTTCCCCCTCTTCCGGAATCGATTTTTACGCCCTTAGCATCACCGCTCAGGATGCCAGCATCCGTTCATTCATCTATTCACCGGTAAACCGGTATGAGGATATTGCGGAGAAAGATTCATCCAAAGTCAGAGAGGATCTGAATTTCCGGAAATATCAGTCTGATGCCATTTTAAATGTGCCCGGATCAGGTCTTCAGAAACGGGACCTGGAATGGTTTTACTTCCAGTTTTATGGCCGGTACCGGATCATTATGTACGCCATGGATGTGAACGCCAAAAATTACTTTCTCACTCATAAAGATGTACAGGATTTTGATGGCAATTTTGTGGAGCCACGGATGGCCATTGAAGGGGATGGAATCGGGGTGTTCGGGTCGGTAATTGCTGATACGGTTTACTTCAATGTTCTCAGACCCTGACCGGGCACTTCCCTGTGTTCCGGTCAAAGAACGAATTAACCACTTCCATTCATCTGTGAAAATCAGAGAATAATCGGGTACATTACACCCAAGCAGCAAGATATCAATGGCATCGTTCGGCAATCGTTGAACCCGAACGCGATGAAAGGAACGGCCTTCAAAAGTGGTTCCTGCATATAAAAAAGGTGGCTCAGCCACCTTTTTTATTGGAACCAGGAGTCCGCTGATGCGAGTTTTGGCTACACATTTGACTCCAGTAAACTTTGATTTGTTTAGTCAATCACCGTTTCTGGTTAAATAATGGTCGATCCATTTCAGTATCCAACCGCTTCGCTTTCAACGAAAAACGCTTCCAACTTAAATATCTTAAGCCGCAACTCAATTTACCTTGTCGTTTTCGCAGAAAATTGCGGCCGCGGCTTAGTCAGTTTATTATTGCATCTCCATTGCAGTAAGAATTTAAGTTTATCCTCTGCATCGTACAGACCAACAGGCCATCAAAAGATCCCTGACTGTACATGGTTATTAATCTAAAGAAAGGTAAGGCTTCATGAAATTTCGCCTGACTGGAACGTTTTTGCTTCTGTTTACTGCCCTGTCCGTAGTGGCCGCAGAAAATGGCAAGGGTCCATCCGGAACACCCGCTAACCAGGTTATCGTCAAGTTCAGGGAATCCGGCATCCGCGCCTACCGTGCGGAAAGCAGCCTGAACACTGTGATGAAGGCCACCGGCGCCATTCAATCCAGTGCTTTAATGGAGAAGAGCAACCCCATTGCCGACGAGATCGGACTAAACAGGGTGTATGTGCTCAATTACCAAACAATCACCGATGCAGACCGGGC
Coding sequences within:
- a CDS encoding Ig-like domain-containing protein; protein product: MARILSALLIPAFILLTGCEEATEPDTTPPVVTLTSPVNGAFLSGPTSISPVITDESAIRTVYFLVDGDTVATDTKAPFTFVWNVGFWADGNQHTLLIIAVDEANNSGQSNLISVTVSAEATLTIQPKAPSDGREHEENASVTFSWYPLQGSQEYQLEIDSDSLFSPADQTLSTTDTLFMVSSLASGPHYWRLRAKGMNGRLSTWSEKRVFFMGKAYWVLRLDRGRAEWINGLVETADGGALFIGPSFTDTTQIMEDWWYGKVSASGKVLWKKTLTQPKSDYGNAVLRTAGDEYLLFGGSSDPNRTMRLIKITESGGLIWDQTYGKTDSSSWGVNLVGLPTDASAALGGELNNKPAILKVDGSGAVQWSVQFPMVNAGSCYLSMRTDHVLIGTASHHLIFLSWSGSVQSQVEFPDSLLLRRPAILSGENGLLIPYLSNGKSGLLKTSATGTKNWSYMAPAGTELASFMDWFGNGIMVGGSRNGQCYLAVFSYTGSLLWEKELVPGRIGRIIRTASGGLYLSGTTHSNFRHPTSDFLIMKTDKNGNGLPTLAGRSTVLSTLFSRKPGHRNGDDLYPKK
- a CDS encoding Crp/Fnr family transcriptional regulator; the protein is MIIPGFPNVPFPDLKRRLLSRGDFLLQAGSLQRSLWLVHSGIIRHFHVINGQEITRWIALPGSFTTSLRTFFYGWPADESLEVIADADVSELTHEGWSAWVDKHPVVKDYLIDVLLKDCIGYEDRIAGLIGKSATERYLSLMEQHPDWIRQVPLEYLAQLIGTTPRHLSRIRRELVRNRR
- a CDS encoding M4 family metallopeptidase codes for the protein MTVRLSMALAAVGVAATLQAQDLRVTDRSVESVASLDVDHQGQVVYIKPLASWAKASGEELASALKSVYGVEAELEPVMVLSEGMKTHTRVRQMVGGIPVEGAELIIHRDRHSAITGVTGSLHKVEHYTGALLDPADAVTRALSSFSQTTPWSWLNEDEEALLKEVTGNPAATYTPTASLVYAPVDGDPVNGFRPAYKLTLQSGADQPARWVVFVDAQTGAILNKYNSLHTTAAVGTGTSLYSGTVSINTDLVSGTYYMRDLSRKVETYDMKNKTSYTGVTLFTDTDNTWNTTTQKAGVDAHYGAAKTWDYYKLVHGRNSYDNLGTTIKSYVHYSTNYNNAYWNGSVMTYGDGDGTTFTPLVTLDVAGHEITHAVTEKTANLAYQNESGALNEAFSDIFGAAIEFYAKGASGNWLIGEACYTPATSGDALRSMSNPNAEGQPDTYQGTYWYTGTGDNGGVHYNSGVANFWFYLLSVGGSGTNDKGTAYSVTGIGITKAEKIAYRALSVYMTSSTNYAGARTATLNAATDLYGSASAEYTQVANAWAAVGVGTSGGGTPPPTSWNAYTEVESNGTTASANTLPATPVKVTAKIGSTTDNDYFKSSIKAASSMTIKLIPPSTKDYDLYILNSSGTQIAKSENGTGAAETLTIKNSGTTAATVYIRVKGYNSAYSTTLNYTVEVSQAASVAGIAGNGVEGQGTLSERFELLGNYPNPFNPSTTIRFVAPEKALATIRVYNLLGQEVAVALNEVVEAGTVNATFNAAGLPSGTYLYRVTMGQQTQSGKLTLMK
- a CDS encoding response regulator transcription factor; this encodes MNILIVEDESASAARLTRLLKSIDPELTILAVLESVEDSVQWVTEHGQPDLFFLDIQLADGLSFELFDYCEITAPVIFTTAFDEYILDAFRVTSIDYLMKPIERRDLERALDKWRKLEETAVSRHAQRILTLQQHQAETKTRYKTRFLVKKGIQSVSLPVQDIAGAVIKNQVVFLINRAGKRFLSDLTLDQFESLVNPADFFRINRQVILRSDSVLSMEPYFNSRLILKLIPGFEEDPIVARERVAAFKSWLDG
- a CDS encoding histidine kinase, which translates into the protein MTFTAFILLFQIFLPGSSPGHSGSIVELGDSLVRATLDWPDQSPEGGFVFTAPDGRLTQTWVNELTDLEAVKRNKQLFLMIRWPDIKANKPVLYLEGILSGFSIYQNNRLIYPDSLLQKPETIRYNQFHIIPVDTTVKPIRLFLRLNFDHILELGSSRKLLAGDQTDILEHTIRYQQDSLVMAIANLLMGFTLLILANIILLSFLKFPRSIRKILVPFAWLFLVAAVDYLFTANYAFMPVSPIDFHPVVYAVVPLTIIYLLPVFYLIFFIRLYHAGWKQILWWMVGAHLILMLVTAVTLIDPTDFISIPILISELFIVLDFIFLLIILWQYRRSGSGIILTGISFLITFILVILDLSAMTGSQMENFSLYGIGFLLIAASYAFQVGQEYFRTHQIVETVQLELESQKARLSSLQETNMRIQVDALKSQINPHFLFNSFSTLLGLIEEKSEKAGPFVQELSNVYRYILLSKDKNLTELKSELEFLDAYTYLLKQRHQDGLHVEVDVPEAARDLKLPVLTLQLLVENATKHNIISVKKPLIIQIVWQSPGFLSVRNNLQRKPVMTLSTGMGLTNIRERYRFFTELPVEIHETSDRFTVTLPLLPAETPS